In one window of Selenomonadales bacterium DNA:
- the ribD gene encoding bifunctional diaminohydroxyphosphoribosylaminopyrimidine deaminase/5-amino-6-(5-phosphoribosylamino)uracil reductase RibD, producing the protein MERDAYYMKKALEIAAYACGRTSPNPLVGSVIVKDDRIVGQGWHRKAGTPHAEIHALNQAGELAKGATVYVTLEPCSHTGRTGPCADALVKAGVKRVVIAMVDPNPAVAGNGIRKLEAAGIEVTSGLMAKEAAELNRVFIKWISTKMPYVIVKSAMSLDGKIATDIGESQWITNEMARGYGHCFRDVCDGIVVGIDTVIADDPSLTTRLDGAVGKNPIRIVLDSRARMPLESKMLHDGQSPVIIITTNEADADKVHALEKVGAAVIQVNAKDGHVDIREAFAELGARQISSLLVEGGAKIVSSVIRENLADELMTFIAPILIGGKDAPSAFGMLGVSHLADAVTLEDVSVETLDGNYLFRGYFKNRGGRDVYRTCGRIGESQNN; encoded by the coding sequence ATGGAACGCGACGCATATTATATGAAAAAAGCCCTAGAGATAGCAGCATATGCATGTGGCCGTACAAGTCCGAATCCGCTTGTTGGATCGGTCATTGTAAAAGACGACAGAATCGTGGGACAAGGCTGGCATCGAAAAGCAGGCACACCGCACGCTGAGATTCATGCCCTTAATCAAGCAGGTGAATTGGCCAAGGGAGCAACGGTATATGTAACACTTGAACCGTGTTCGCATACGGGACGTACAGGTCCATGTGCCGATGCACTTGTCAAAGCAGGCGTGAAACGTGTAGTGATCGCTATGGTAGACCCGAATCCTGCCGTTGCAGGTAACGGTATTCGAAAATTGGAAGCAGCAGGTATCGAAGTCACAAGTGGTCTGATGGCGAAAGAAGCGGCAGAACTAAACCGCGTTTTCATCAAATGGATCAGTACAAAGATGCCATATGTTATCGTCAAGTCGGCAATGTCGCTTGACGGAAAGATTGCGACCGATATTGGCGAATCACAATGGATAACGAACGAAATGGCACGTGGTTACGGACATTGTTTTCGCGATGTTTGTGATGGGATCGTCGTTGGTATCGATACTGTTATCGCTGATGATCCAAGTTTGACGACAAGATTAGACGGTGCAGTAGGGAAGAATCCTATCCGCATCGTACTTGACAGCAGAGCGAGAATGCCGCTTGAAAGTAAAATGCTTCACGACGGACAATCTCCCGTCATCATCATCACGACGAATGAAGCCGATGCAGACAAAGTACATGCATTAGAAAAAGTCGGCGCAGCTGTTATTCAAGTCAATGCCAAAGACGGCCATGTCGATATTCGCGAGGCTTTCGCAGAGCTTGGTGCTAGACAGATATCGTCACTCCTCGTCGAAGGGGGCGCGAAAATCGTATCGTCTGTCATTCGCGAAAATCTTGCTGATGAGCTGATGACTTTTATTGCTCCTATTCTGATAGGCGGTAAGGATGCTCCGAGTGCATTCGGTATGCTTGGTGTATCGCACTTGGCAGATGCGGTTACATTAGAAGATGTATCTGTTGAAACATTAGACGGAAATTACCTTTTCCGTGGTTATTTTAAGAATCGAGGTGGACGGGATGTTTACCGGACTTGTGGAAGAATTGGGGAAAGTCAAAACAATTGA